The Hemibagrus wyckioides isolate EC202008001 linkage group LG10, SWU_Hwy_1.0, whole genome shotgun sequence genome includes a window with the following:
- the borcs8 gene encoding BLOC-1-related complex subunit 8 isoform X2, whose product MLEAERNFRCILLTDKFTESMYVLANEPSIALYRLQEHVRRSLPELVQHKTDMQSWEEQSQGAIYTVEYACSAVKSMANSSLYFKNIDGLLKQAIATKEHISGTQGRRRRTVDPGIMRETSEKQNSGI is encoded by the exons ATGTTGGAGGCCGAGCGAAATTTCCGGTGCATACTCC TGACGGATAAGTTCACGGAGAGTATGTACGTGTTGGCTAATGAACCTTCTATAGCGCTGTATCGCCTGCAGGAGCACGTGAGGAGGTCACTGCCCGAGCTGGTGCAACATAAG ACGGACATGCAGAGCTGGGAAGAACAAAGCCAAGGAGCAATCTATACTGTGGAGTATGCCTGCAG TGCTGTGAAAAGCATGGCCAACAGCAGCCTCTATTTTAAAAACATCGATGGATTGCTGAAGCAAGCCATTGCAACGAAGGAACACATCAGCGGCACTCAAGGACGCAG AAGAAGAACTGTGGATCCTGGAATAATGAGAGAGACTTCTGAAAAGCAGAATTCTGGGATATGA
- the borcs8 gene encoding BLOC-1-related complex subunit 8 isoform X3, whose protein sequence is MDDQEMQLKVKRVTDKFTESMYVLANEPSIALYRLQEHVRRSLPELVQHKTDMQSWEEQSQGAIYTVEYACSAVKSMANSSLYFKNIDGLLKQAIATKEHISGTQGRSGVPNHSDPPPHDSSSSS, encoded by the exons atggacGACCAGGAAATGCAATTGAAAGTAAAGCGAG TGACGGATAAGTTCACGGAGAGTATGTACGTGTTGGCTAATGAACCTTCTATAGCGCTGTATCGCCTGCAGGAGCACGTGAGGAGGTCACTGCCCGAGCTGGTGCAACATAAG ACGGACATGCAGAGCTGGGAAGAACAAAGCCAAGGAGCAATCTATACTGTGGAGTATGCCTGCAG TGCTGTGAAAAGCATGGCCAACAGCAGCCTCTATTTTAAAAACATCGATGGATTGCTGAAGCAAGCCATTGCAACGAAGGAACACATCAGCGGCACTCAAGGACGCAG TGGTGTACCTAATCACAGTGACCCTCCACCACATGactcttcctcatcatcatga
- the borcs8 gene encoding BLOC-1-related complex subunit 8 isoform X1 produces MDDQEMQLKVKRVTDKFTESMYVLANEPSIALYRLQEHVRRSLPELVQHKTDMQSWEEQSQGAIYTVEYACSAVKSMANSSLYFKNIDGLLKQAIATKEHISGTQGRRRRTVDPGIMRETSEKQNSGI; encoded by the exons atggacGACCAGGAAATGCAATTGAAAGTAAAGCGAG TGACGGATAAGTTCACGGAGAGTATGTACGTGTTGGCTAATGAACCTTCTATAGCGCTGTATCGCCTGCAGGAGCACGTGAGGAGGTCACTGCCCGAGCTGGTGCAACATAAG ACGGACATGCAGAGCTGGGAAGAACAAAGCCAAGGAGCAATCTATACTGTGGAGTATGCCTGCAG TGCTGTGAAAAGCATGGCCAACAGCAGCCTCTATTTTAAAAACATCGATGGATTGCTGAAGCAAGCCATTGCAACGAAGGAACACATCAGCGGCACTCAAGGACGCAG AAGAAGAACTGTGGATCCTGGAATAATGAGAGAGACTTCTGAAAAGCAGAATTCTGGGATATGA
- the borcs8 gene encoding BLOC-1-related complex subunit 8 isoform X4 — MYVLANEPSIALYRLQEHVRRSLPELVQHKTDMQSWEEQSQGAIYTVEYACSAVKSMANSSLYFKNIDGLLKQAIATKEHISGTQGRRRRTVDPGIMRETSEKQNSGI, encoded by the exons ATGTACGTGTTGGCTAATGAACCTTCTATAGCGCTGTATCGCCTGCAGGAGCACGTGAGGAGGTCACTGCCCGAGCTGGTGCAACATAAG ACGGACATGCAGAGCTGGGAAGAACAAAGCCAAGGAGCAATCTATACTGTGGAGTATGCCTGCAG TGCTGTGAAAAGCATGGCCAACAGCAGCCTCTATTTTAAAAACATCGATGGATTGCTGAAGCAAGCCATTGCAACGAAGGAACACATCAGCGGCACTCAAGGACGCAG AAGAAGAACTGTGGATCCTGGAATAATGAGAGAGACTTCTGAAAAGCAGAATTCTGGGATATGA
- the tmem221 gene encoding transmembrane protein 221, with protein MSYSHRALLVLALLGVLSAFMSLMSASLIFQLNAEMKESGSAVPGEMWAVLKPLCAVLSALSLTLNSSSAIICLLHSHFTTEMWREHTHRAEWFLSDSRVIRHVAIGLFCAGISFYLGALSIYMLLVFEIETGIASVCVLSSGVLVLLVLVAHTLIRAACTYKHFHNPHVNTVYQNDPENSAGICTVASELSLREKTTRLRSEDGMNHLFTYTEPKQQYSGEREAYGGSGRIHRTLSTESSLLQTHTKPWKGINNEMRTVLTRKATGKDSTLV; from the exons ATGAGCTACAGCCATCGAGCTCTTCTCGTCCTGGCACTGTTAGGGGTTTTGTCTGCGTTCATGTCGCTGATGTCGGCGAGTCTGATTTTCCAGCTGAACGCCGAGATGAAGGAGTCTGGATCCGCGGTGCCGGGGGAAATGTGGGCCGTGTTAAAGCCGCTCTGCGCCGTGCTTTCTGCGCTCTCTCTTACCCTCAACTCCAGCTCGGCCATCATCTGCCTGCTGCACTCACACTTCACCACCGAGATGtggagagaacacacacacag GGCTGAGTGGTTCTTGTCAGACAGCAGGGTCATTCGGCACGTCGCTATCGGCTTGTTTTGTGCCGGGATTTCTTTTTACCTGGGTG CCTTGTCCATTTACATGCTGCTGGTCTTTGAGATTGAGACAGGAATAGCCAGCGTGTGCGTGCTCTCCTCTGGTGTACTGGTGCTGCTGGTTCTAGTGGCTCATACACTGATCCGTGCTGCGTGCACATACAAACACTTTCACAACCCACACGTCAACACCGTGTACCAGAACGACCCTGAGAATAGCGCTGGCATCTGCACAGTAGCGTCAGAGCTCAGTCTCAGAGAAAAGACCACAAGACTACGCAGTGAAGACGGCATGAACCACCTGTTCACCTACACAGAACCCAAACAACAATACTCTGGTGAAAGAGAAGCTTATGGTGGGAGTGGACGCATACACAGGACCCTGTCTACTGAATCCAGTCtgcttcagacacacacaaagccctGGAAAGGCATCAACAATGAGATGAGAACTGTGCTGACTCGCAAAGCTACAGGCAAAGACTCCACGCTAGTGTGA
- the mef2b gene encoding myocyte-specific enhancer factor 2B, translating to MGRKKIQISRILDQRNRQVTFTKRKFGLMKKAYELSVLCDCEIALIIFNSTNRLFQYASTDMDKVLLKYTEYSEPHESRTNSDILETLRRKGLGLDTTELDQEDSMQAGQEKYLLNEGVDLSISRQRYYAPSILPSEAQMLMGVGCENGYPSNANLGANRSSSFKPLSSRPGSAGPAVANTHSALMGTHAGFGYSMFSHGNLSRALDMKTPPPLSLTNDGRRGEVHPGVGVARSSLTNARALYQSMHSGGPMGPMGKPWNYGPSEFCHPGYTVGFQRSSANTWQPPTHHEPQPSATNAGMSTGGSCSYSSQGSSPSSPPLSSLNRHIKSERASPDHTVSPVTPSSHHSPAGGPDRMSQPQPGPYVAVDREESDPTMKHMEGGEGWQR from the exons ATGGGGCGAAAGAAAATACAGATCTCACGGATTCTTGACCAACGAAACCGTCAG GTGACGTTCACCAAGCGCAAGTTTGGACTGATGAAAAAGGCCTACGAGCTGAGTGTGCTGTGTGACTGTGAAATTGCTCTCATCATCTTCAATAGCACCAATCGTCTCTTCCAGTACGCCAGCACTGATATGGACAAAGTGCTCCTGAAATACACCGAGTACAGCGAGCCTCACGAGAGCCGCACAAACAGTGACATATTGGAG ACCTTACGTAGGAAAGGGCTGGGCCTGGACACCACTGAGCTTGATCAAGAGGACAGCATGCAGGCAGGCCAGGAGAAATATCTGCTGAATGAGGGCGTGGATCTGTCCATCTCCAGGCAACGTTACTAT GCTCCCTCTATCCTTCCTTCAGAGGCTCAGATGCTAATGGGTGTTGGCTGTGAGAACGGTTACCCATCGAACGCGAATCTGGGAGCAAACCGATCTTCATCCTTTAAACCTCTGAGCTCCAGGCCTGGATCTGCTGGTCCTGCTGTAgccaacacacactctgccctcATGGGAACACATGCAG GCTTCGGCTACTCGATGTTTTCCCATGGCAACCTGAGCCGTGCACTGGATATGAAGACTCCGCCTCCACTGAGTTTGACCAACGATGGGCGGCGTGGGGAGGTCCACCCTGGAGTGGGTGTAGCCCGCAGCAGTCTGACCAATGCG agAGCATTGTACCAGAGCATGCACTCTGGAGGTCCCATGGGTCCCATGGGGAAGCCCTGGAATTATGGGCCTTCAG agTTTTGCCACCCAGGATACACAGTGGGTTTTCAGCGCAGTTCTGCAAACACCTGGCAGCCGCCCACACATCACGAACCACAACCATCTGCGACTAATGCAGG GATGTCTACAGGAGGAAGCTGCTCTTACTCTTCCCAAGGCTCCTCCCCTTCATCCCCACCTCTGTCCTCCCTCAACCGTCATATCAAGTCAGAGCGCGCCTCTCCTGACCACACGGTCTCCCCGGTCACACCTTCCTCCCATCATTCTCCAGCAGGTGGTCCTGACAGGATGAGCCAGCCACAGCCAGGGCCCTACGTGGCCGTGGACAGGGAGGAAAGTGACCCGACTATGAAGCACATGGAAGGTGGTGAAGGTTGGCAGAGATAA